In Sedimentibacter sp. MB31-C6, one genomic interval encodes:
- a CDS encoding lactate utilization protein codes for MDFIQEANKIKSSTIIKNLNKRAMEGYYFETKEEAIKHVMSMIKQEDVVSWGGTTTIDELGIKKLLKEKNIKVIDRDTGKSPEERTKLMKAALTSDVFLASTNAITMDGELLNIDGNGNRLAAFCYGPDSVIVVAGMNKVVRDLDSALKKARLDATVPNAIRTNSKTPCAVTGICTECTSPQTICGQILVTRYCKPANKIKVVLVGEHLGF; via the coding sequence ATGGATTTCATTCAGGAAGCAAACAAGATAAAAAGTTCAACAATAATAAAGAATCTTAATAAAAGAGCTATGGAAGGTTACTATTTCGAAACGAAGGAAGAAGCAATAAAACATGTTATGTCTATGATAAAACAGGAAGATGTAGTTTCATGGGGAGGAACAACAACTATAGATGAGTTGGGAATAAAGAAGTTATTAAAAGAAAAAAATATAAAAGTTATTGATAGAGATACAGGAAAATCGCCAGAAGAAAGAACTAAACTGATGAAAGCAGCTTTGACATCAGATGTATTTTTGGCTAGTACTAATGCAATAACAATGGATGGAGAGTTGCTGAATATAGATGGAAATGGGAATCGTTTAGCAGCATTTTGTTATGGACCAGACAGTGTAATAGTAGTAGCAGGGATGAATAAGGTTGTTCGAGATTTAGATAGTGCATTAAAAAAAGCTAGATTAGATGCTACAGTACCTAATGCTATTAGAACGAATTCAAAGACTCCTTGTGCAGTTACTGGAATTTGTACAGAATGCACATCTCCACAAACAATTTGTGGACAAATATTAGTAACTAGATATTGTAAACCAGCAAATAAAATAAAGGTAGTTTTAGTAGGAGAACATTTAGGATTTTAA
- a CDS encoding exonuclease SbcCD subunit D, whose product MKIIHTSDWHLGISLHSASLIEEQRNFIDYLIKVVKENSVDAILIAGDIFDNSVSSAEAITIYNYAVTTLCNEIGVPVIISAGNHDGAARLASCNELLKKSGLYISGKLTKDIVPITINDCNIYPLPYFNIDEVKALFPDEKISDYNDAMNYVIKNILKNTQSDKKNILMCHCFVGGSVLSESDRSAMVGSASIVSEKIFEDFDYVAMGHLHRSQKRGKNIRYSGSPLKYSFSEANHKKNITIIDIDDEVSIQEIEVVPLREVRVIKGTFDEVVDIAEKDTRKDDYIKIEISDKYAGMESVELFRSFYSNLLSISGKVNETQENELTVDELHNLSIDDILGKFYKEITGTDISEEQVNWFNEALESVQEGDGNQ is encoded by the coding sequence ATGAAAATAATTCATACCTCAGATTGGCATCTAGGAATAAGCTTACATAGTGCCTCATTAATAGAAGAGCAGAGAAATTTTATTGATTACTTAATTAAGGTGGTTAAGGAAAATAGTGTTGATGCCATTTTAATTGCTGGAGACATATTTGATAATTCTGTATCAAGTGCCGAAGCAATAACAATATATAATTACGCTGTAACGACACTATGCAATGAAATAGGCGTTCCAGTTATTATTTCAGCAGGAAATCATGATGGAGCTGCCCGCTTAGCATCGTGTAACGAGCTCTTGAAAAAATCAGGACTATATATAAGTGGGAAGCTTACAAAAGATATAGTTCCAATTACCATAAATGACTGTAACATATATCCTCTTCCATACTTTAACATAGATGAAGTAAAGGCATTGTTCCCAGATGAAAAGATTAGTGATTATAATGACGCTATGAATTATGTTATTAAAAATATTTTAAAAAACACCCAATCTGATAAGAAAAATATACTAATGTGTCATTGTTTTGTTGGGGGTTCAGTACTTTCAGAAAGTGACCGTTCAGCAATGGTAGGAAGTGCTTCTATCGTATCTGAAAAAATATTTGAAGATTTTGATTATGTAGCAATGGGACATTTACATAGGTCTCAAAAAAGAGGAAAAAATATTAGATACAGTGGTTCACCATTGAAATATTCCTTTAGTGAAGCTAATCATAAAAAAAATATAACTATAATTGATATTGATGATGAAGTCAGTATTCAAGAAATTGAAGTAGTGCCATTAAGAGAAGTTAGAGTAATAAAGGGAACTTTTGATGAAGTTGTTGATATTGCCGAAAAAGATACTCGAAAAGATGATTATATTAAAATAGAAATATCAGATAAGTATGCAGGTATGGAATCAGTTGAACTTTTTAGGTCATTTTATAGCAACTTGTTAAGTATTTCAGGTAAAGTAAATGAAACTCAAGAAAATGAGCTTACTGTAGATGAACTGCATAATTTATCAATAGATGATATTTTAGGTAAATTTTACAAGGAAATCACAGGAACTGATATATCTGAAGAACAGGTAAATTGGTTTAACGAAGCATTAGAATCAGTTCAGGAGGGGGATGGGAACCAATGA
- a CDS encoding lipoate--protein ligase, with protein MLYLVNNSTDPWFNLALEEVLMKDKSIDEDVIMLWQNDKSVIIGKHQNTVEEVNQQFADNNNIKIARRTTGGGAVYHDLGNLNYTFITKYTNKENVDFKKFAIPVVDALNSLGLNPELSGRNDILLDGKKISGTAMACIGDKFMFHGTLLFDINIEIASKVLTVKADKIESKGIKSVKSRMGNIKSYLPNLTINEFKEEIIKNLEKNSDKYIKRKISQNEISKTNELYNNKFSKYEWNYGYSPKCNFHKFTRLPCGGIDINLNIENGYITECKIFGDFIGLHGIESVENIIKGSMYNVKEIRVKLNDLNLNQYFGSMTIDEILQCIF; from the coding sequence ATGTTATACTTAGTTAATAATTCCACAGATCCTTGGTTCAATTTAGCTCTTGAAGAGGTATTAATGAAAGATAAAAGTATAGATGAAGATGTTATTATGTTGTGGCAAAATGATAAATCAGTTATTATTGGGAAACATCAAAATACTGTAGAAGAGGTAAACCAACAATTTGCAGATAATAATAATATTAAAATAGCTCGTAGAACAACTGGTGGGGGTGCAGTTTATCATGATTTAGGTAATTTAAACTACACCTTTATTACAAAATATACAAATAAAGAAAATGTAGACTTTAAGAAATTTGCAATACCTGTTGTAGATGCATTGAATAGCTTAGGATTAAATCCTGAGTTGTCAGGAAGAAATGATATTTTATTAGATGGGAAAAAAATTTCTGGAACAGCAATGGCATGTATAGGTGATAAGTTTATGTTTCATGGTACTTTACTTTTTGATATTAACATTGAGATTGCCTCAAAAGTATTGACTGTTAAAGCAGATAAAATAGAATCAAAGGGCATTAAATCAGTAAAAAGTAGAATGGGAAACATTAAATCATATTTACCTAACTTAACAATAAATGAGTTTAAAGAAGAAATTATAAAAAATCTAGAAAAAAATAGTGACAAATATATTAAAAGAAAAATTAGCCAAAATGAAATCAGTAAAACAAATGAATTATATAATAACAAGTTTTCTAAATATGAATGGAATTATGGATACTCTCCAAAATGCAATTTTCATAAATTTACACGACTTCCTTGCGGTGGAATCGACATAAATTTGAATATTGAAAATGGATATATTACAGAATGTAAAATATTTGGTGATTTTATTGGTCTTCATGGAATAGAATCAGTGGAAAATATTATTAAAGGAAGTATGTATAATGTAAAAGAAATTAGAGTCAAGTTAAATGATTTAAATTTAAATCAATATTTTGGAAGTATGACTATTGATGAAATTTTACAATGCATATTTTAA
- a CDS encoding AEC family transporter, producing the protein MITSLINSITLMGILMIIGFNLRNKKILNDDAENALTYILVNIAIPAMLVNSFLVDFSVEQLKTGLTLLMVAVFFDLFLILLGNVVAIKLKDKDKKKIVKFTVALMNGAFMGYPIVNQMFGAEGLFYATMFHTPNIIFMWTYGTSLFLDGKKDKKRYVQMFVNPGMVGVYIGLIIYLSRIQLPPFAINLVGLMANVTTVLSMIIIGSKIATIGIHNSFFDIQAYFASCWRLIISPIIMIIILKFLNFEEMIEQIYVIYAALPVAVMMPIMAKSYGNGDDGFASKIVVITHLLSLVTIPLFVWLYTIM; encoded by the coding sequence ATGATTACATCATTGATTAATAGCATTACTTTAATGGGAATTTTAATGATTATTGGCTTTAATCTTAGAAATAAGAAAATACTAAACGATGATGCAGAAAATGCATTAACATATATCTTAGTGAATATTGCTATACCTGCAATGCTTGTTAATTCTTTTCTTGTTGATTTTTCCGTTGAGCAATTAAAAACAGGATTGACATTGTTGATGGTTGCAGTGTTTTTTGACTTATTTCTTATTTTATTAGGCAATGTTGTTGCTATTAAACTTAAAGATAAGGATAAGAAAAAAATAGTAAAATTTACAGTGGCGTTAATGAATGGAGCCTTTATGGGATATCCAATTGTAAATCAGATGTTTGGAGCAGAAGGATTGTTTTATGCAACAATGTTTCATACTCCGAATATAATATTCATGTGGACATATGGTACATCGTTATTTTTAGATGGGAAAAAAGATAAAAAAAGATATGTTCAAATGTTTGTAAATCCTGGAATGGTTGGAGTTTATATAGGTCTTATAATTTATTTGTCTAGAATTCAATTGCCACCATTTGCAATAAATTTAGTAGGACTTATGGCTAATGTTACAACAGTATTATCTATGATAATCATAGGAAGTAAAATAGCGACTATTGGGATTCACAATTCATTTTTTGATATACAAGCATATTTTGCTTCCTGTTGGAGATTGATAATTTCTCCTATTATTATGATAATAATATTAAAATTTTTAAATTTTGAAGAAATGATAGAACAAATTTATGTAATTTATGCTGCATTACCTGTAGCAGTTATGATGCCTATTATGGCTAAAAGCTATGGAAATGGTGATGATGGTTTTGCATCAAAAATAGTTGTAATAACACATTTGTTATCATTAGTAACAATTCCATTATTTGTGTGGTTATACACCATTATGTAG
- a CDS encoding AAA family ATPase produces MIPIKLTFQAFGPYVNKQEIDFGKFTNTGVFLIHGNTGSGKTTILDAISYALYGKASGGQRGDITAMRCQMAPEDIPTEVEFEFEIRGRTYKFTRNIKIRTKRNGTKEYNVTQNAMFLDEEGIFIPFFENPRIRDVEQKSIEIIGLNHEQFIQVIMLPQGKFEKLLVAKSGEKEDIMVTLFNAEKWQEAAEWICNEARKMNRDIQGKKDNIIHLLKADNAETVEDLENQINELKNNIENSTKEKKETKEKLTKERANLEIQNEIFNIFAEKDKAEKELSKINSKESEINEIMIKLEKGKKAFNISQKYANMNNLQLQLKEMKSKLATEENNYKNCIDIIENIEKTMSELTEKEAYIEDLKESKIKSEGLKEVYSQITKSKVRAESEKKKYISLSSELKSKQLLYAESKERLQKYSDKINYIFNNYSLKLPILRENVEKLNSIEKKQNEFNLIKAEIKNIDTILDKFNKDADINFKNIETKKAEYENKYHHYLDQAAYIMGEGLSEGQKCPVCGSIHHPEKALKSKDDVDASLIKKLGIELDKLKEVNLEISNNIAKYTAEKSAKSERLKNMYEEIAQLISSFNGDIDKSIRNNLKIAEEENNKIDSLRKTEANLKDTTTKIDIEISELNIKLTEQSKLMEESLAIYNSLNSRKIKGIENEEDLNKKIDDLNKTINKYINTLKELTNKKSEADKALSSSKASLNYLRSDVKNKNNELQEIKLKFDVELKVNNFNDYEEFKLYLVDEDILDKWDKKIQSFIIEKGTVKNNLERLIKLTENKTKPNIDELKNIIIELDKKVTEWEKQIALCNDRNKRLEKIINIVNKEQEQLYEMMKKYDNYYNFGITLRGDTGISLRRYVLGVMLSSVTVEANRLLKNVHDGRFQLCRTLEGKGRSRKAGLDLEVFDAFSGEKRGVDSLSGGEKFLVSLSLSLGLSAVVQAQSGGISMDTMFIDEGFGSLDSSSIGDAMRVLSSVKGSKRLVGIISHVQNLKETIETSIIVEKGREGSKLQINV; encoded by the coding sequence ATGATACCAATTAAACTTACATTTCAGGCCTTTGGTCCCTATGTAAACAAGCAAGAAATTGATTTTGGAAAGTTTACTAATACCGGTGTATTTTTAATTCACGGAAATACAGGATCAGGTAAAACTACAATACTTGATGCAATCAGTTATGCCCTTTATGGAAAGGCAAGTGGAGGTCAGAGAGGCGATATAACAGCTATGCGTTGTCAGATGGCACCTGAAGATATTCCAACAGAAGTAGAATTTGAATTTGAAATAAGAGGAAGAACATATAAATTTACACGCAATATTAAAATACGAACTAAAAGAAATGGCACGAAAGAATACAATGTAACGCAAAATGCTATGTTTTTAGATGAAGAAGGAATATTCATTCCTTTTTTTGAAAATCCTAGAATTAGAGATGTAGAACAAAAATCTATAGAAATAATAGGACTAAATCATGAACAGTTCATACAAGTTATAATGTTACCTCAAGGTAAATTTGAAAAGCTTTTAGTGGCTAAATCTGGTGAAAAAGAAGATATAATGGTAACTTTGTTTAATGCAGAAAAATGGCAAGAGGCAGCAGAATGGATTTGTAATGAAGCTAGAAAAATGAATAGAGATATTCAAGGTAAAAAAGACAATATTATTCATTTGCTTAAAGCAGACAATGCAGAAACAGTAGAAGACTTAGAAAATCAAATTAACGAATTAAAAAATAATATAGAAAATTCAACTAAAGAAAAAAAGGAAACTAAAGAGAAACTAACTAAAGAAAGAGCCAATTTAGAAATACAAAATGAAATATTTAATATATTTGCAGAAAAAGATAAAGCAGAAAAAGAGTTAAGTAAAATTAATAGTAAAGAATCTGAAATTAATGAAATAATGATTAAGCTAGAAAAAGGTAAAAAGGCATTTAATATATCACAAAAATACGCTAATATGAATAATTTGCAGTTGCAATTAAAAGAAATGAAATCAAAGCTTGCAACTGAAGAAAATAATTATAAAAATTGTATAGATATTATAGAGAATATTGAAAAAACTATGTCAGAATTGACTGAAAAGGAAGCATATATAGAAGATTTAAAGGAAAGTAAAATAAAGTCAGAAGGATTAAAGGAAGTATATAGCCAAATTACTAAATCAAAAGTAAGGGCAGAAAGCGAAAAAAAGAAATATATATCTTTATCATCAGAATTAAAAAGTAAACAATTATTGTATGCCGAATCGAAAGAAAGGTTACAAAAATATTCTGATAAAATTAATTATATTTTTAATAATTATAGTTTAAAACTTCCAATCCTTAGAGAAAATGTAGAGAAATTAAATTCTATTGAAAAAAAACAAAATGAGTTTAATTTGATAAAAGCAGAGATAAAAAATATAGATACAATTTTGGATAAATTTAATAAAGATGCTGACATAAATTTTAAAAATATAGAAACAAAAAAGGCAGAATATGAAAATAAGTATCACCATTATTTAGACCAGGCAGCATATATAATGGGAGAAGGTTTAAGCGAAGGACAGAAATGTCCTGTCTGCGGAAGTATTCATCATCCAGAAAAAGCTTTAAAGTCAAAGGATGATGTAGATGCATCTTTAATTAAAAAATTGGGCATAGAATTAGATAAACTAAAGGAAGTAAATTTAGAAATAAGCAATAATATCGCTAAATATACTGCAGAAAAATCAGCAAAGTCTGAAAGACTTAAAAATATGTATGAAGAAATTGCACAGTTAATAAGTAGTTTTAACGGAGATATTGATAAAAGTATAAGAAATAATCTTAAAATAGCAGAAGAAGAGAACAATAAAATAGATAGCTTAAGAAAGACAGAAGCAAATCTTAAAGATACAACAACTAAAATTGACATAGAGATTTCAGAGCTAAATATAAAACTTACTGAGCAGAGTAAGTTGATGGAAGAAAGTCTTGCAATATATAATTCATTAAATTCTAGGAAAATCAAGGGTATTGAAAACGAAGAAGATTTAAACAAAAAAATAGATGATTTAAATAAGACAATAAATAAATATATAAATACATTAAAGGAATTAACTAATAAAAAAAGTGAAGCAGATAAAGCTCTAAGTTCAAGTAAAGCCAGCCTTAATTATTTAAGAAGCGACGTTAAGAATAAAAATAATGAATTGCAAGAAATTAAGTTAAAATTTGATGTAGAACTTAAAGTTAATAATTTCAATGATTATGAGGAATTTAAGTTATATTTGGTTGATGAGGATATATTAGATAAATGGGATAAAAAAATTCAAAGCTTCATTATAGAAAAGGGAACTGTTAAAAATAACTTAGAAAGACTTATAAAACTAACAGAAAATAAAACAAAACCTAATATTGATGAATTAAAGAATATTATTATCGAACTTGATAAAAAAGTTACAGAGTGGGAAAAACAAATTGCATTATGCAATGATAGAAATAAGCGATTAGAAAAGATAATAAACATTGTTAATAAAGAACAAGAGCAACTTTATGAAATGATGAAGAAGTATGACAACTATTACAATTTTGGTATTACTTTAAGAGGGGATACTGGTATAAGTCTGAGACGTTATGTTCTTGGAGTCATGCTTTCGTCTGTAACTGTTGAAGCAAACAGATTGCTAAAAAATGTTCATGATGGTCGTTTCCAATTATGTAGAACTTTAGAAGGTAAGGGTAGATCTCGAAAGGCTGGTCTGGACCTTGAAGTATTTGATGCATTTTCAGGTGAAAAAAGAGGCGTAGACAGTTTATCTGGGGGTGAAAAATTCTTAGTATCATTATCTCTTTCTCTTGGATTGTCCGCTGTAGTACAAGCTCAGTCTGGAGGTATAAGTATGGATACCATGTTTATAGATGAAGGATTTGGAAGCTTAGATAGCTCGTCAATTGGTGATGCAATGAGAGTTTTAAGCTCAGTAAAGGGTTCGAAAAGATTAGTAGGTATTATATCTCATGTACAAAATCTAAAAGAAACAATAGAAACATCAATAATCGTAGAAAAAGGCAGAGAAGGTTCAAAATTGCAAATTAACGTATAA
- a CDS encoding peptidylprolyl isomerase: MKLPIVTFEFENGDIVKAELYPKIAPNTVKNFISLINKNFYDGKIFHRVIQGFMIQGGCPNGNGMGGPGYSIKGEFSGNNFKNDLKHDEGVLSMARSMSPNSAGSQFFIMHKRSPHLDGQYAGFGMVVDGYDIIDKIARSKTDPMDRPIEEVKLKKVTVDTFGETYEEPEKL, translated from the coding sequence ATGAAATTACCAATAGTTACTTTTGAATTCGAAAATGGCGATATAGTAAAAGCTGAGTTGTATCCAAAAATCGCACCAAATACCGTTAAAAATTTTATTTCATTGATAAATAAGAATTTTTATGACGGCAAAATCTTTCATAGAGTAATACAAGGATTTATGATTCAAGGGGGTTGCCCTAACGGAAATGGTATGGGCGGTCCTGGCTATTCAATTAAAGGTGAATTTAGTGGAAATAATTTTAAAAATGATCTAAAACATGATGAAGGAGTTTTATCAATGGCTAGATCTATGAGTCCAAATTCTGCAGGGTCTCAATTTTTCATAATGCACAAGAGATCTCCTCATCTAGATGGACAATACGCTGGCTTTGGAATGGTTGTTGATGGTTATGACATTATTGATAAAATTGCCCGTTCAAAAACAGATCCTATGGATAGACCAATTGAAGAAGTTAAACTTAAAAAAGTTACAGTTGATACTTTTGGTGAAACATACGAAGAACCAGAAAAACTATAA
- the pepT gene encoding peptidase T, with the protein MKVHERFLNYVNVDTQSIHDVEKIPSSNKQLNLARILTEEMKEIGISDVYMTDYGYVYGTIPKNTNKDIPTIGFIAHMDTSPDMPGNNIKTKIIHNYDGKDILLNEEKNIVMKTEMFEHLLNYIGDDLIVTDGTTLLGADNKAGIAEILSMAEFFINNTEIEHGTIKIGFTPDEEVGNGANLFDVEKFNADFAYTVDGGALGEIEYENFNAASAKVTINGINIHPGSAKNKMKNSILIAMEFQNMLPVFENPANTENYEGFNLLDNINGTVEKTYLDYIIRDHNLIKFNSKKDRFVKIADYLNEMYGENTVIVELKDSYYNMKEKILPHMHIIETAEKAMKNLGIKPQIIPIRGGTDGARLSYMGLPCPNLCTGGHNFHGRYEYISIQSMEKTVDILIEIVKLYAN; encoded by the coding sequence ATGAAAGTACACGAAAGATTTTTAAATTATGTGAATGTTGATACGCAATCTATTCATGATGTTGAAAAAATACCAAGTAGTAATAAGCAATTAAACTTAGCACGTATTCTAACAGAAGAAATGAAAGAAATAGGTATTTCTGATGTTTATATGACTGATTATGGCTATGTTTACGGCACTATTCCTAAAAATACAAATAAGGATATTCCAACAATAGGTTTTATTGCTCATATGGATACATCTCCCGATATGCCGGGTAATAATATAAAAACAAAAATTATACATAATTATGACGGCAAAGACATTTTATTAAATGAAGAAAAAAATATCGTTATGAAAACGGAAATGTTTGAGCATTTATTAAACTATATCGGAGATGATTTAATAGTTACAGATGGTACAACGCTTCTAGGAGCTGATAACAAGGCAGGAATTGCTGAGATTCTATCAATGGCTGAATTTTTTATTAACAATACAGAGATAGAACATGGAACAATTAAAATTGGATTTACTCCTGACGAAGAAGTTGGAAATGGAGCTAACTTGTTTGATGTTGAGAAGTTTAATGCTGATTTTGCTTATACAGTTGATGGTGGAGCTCTGGGAGAAATAGAGTATGAAAATTTCAATGCAGCAAGTGCTAAGGTTACTATTAATGGAATTAATATTCATCCAGGTTCGGCTAAAAATAAAATGAAGAACTCAATTTTAATCGCTATGGAATTTCAAAATATGCTTCCTGTATTTGAAAATCCAGCTAATACAGAGAATTATGAAGGTTTTAATTTGCTGGATAATATTAACGGTACAGTTGAAAAAACATATCTCGACTATATAATTCGAGATCACAATTTAATTAAATTTAATTCTAAAAAAGATAGGTTTGTAAAAATCGCAGATTATTTAAATGAAATGTATGGTGAAAATACAGTTATCGTAGAGTTGAAAGATTCTTATTATAATATGAAAGAAAAAATCCTCCCTCACATGCATATAATAGAAACTGCTGAAAAGGCTATGAAAAACCTTGGAATTAAACCACAAATAATTCCTATAAGAGGTGGAACTGATGGAGCAAGGCTTTCATATATGGGGCTTCCTTGTCCTAATTTATGTACTGGAGGACATAATTTCCATGGAAGATATGAATATATTTCAATTCAATCAATGGAAAAAACTGTTGATATTTTAATAGAAATAGTGAAATTATATGCAAATTAA